One region of Nitrospiraceae bacterium genomic DNA includes:
- the ispE gene encoding 4-(cytidine 5'-diphospho)-2-C-methyl-D-erythritol kinase — translation MFTLKAPAKINWVLSVLNKRDDGYHNIQSLMQSVSLYDRLAFDFDDTLQVETNADINIEENLVFKAAALFRQMFSIKQGASIKLEKEIPIAAGLGGGSSDAACTLIGLNRLYRIDAPTEDLEKIGAMLGSDIPFFFRGPFALIEGRGEIVTKLDPCTKNVLLLVKPDLRVSAKWAYTEFSRFDSKPSRKQKPELTKKSNNIKLFCQTLEKQDFNAIADMLTNDLEIPVVGEFHAVAEIKDKLLEAGAVASLMSGSGPTVFGLFKDRETADKASEMMRPNWCKIVDTLTEVDS, via the coding sequence ATGTTTACACTTAAAGCACCTGCCAAGATAAATTGGGTTCTCTCAGTTCTGAACAAAAGAGATGACGGCTATCACAATATCCAGAGCCTAATGCAGAGCGTGAGTCTTTATGACAGGCTTGCATTTGATTTTGATGATACGCTGCAGGTAGAGACAAACGCTGATATAAACATTGAGGAAAATCTTGTTTTTAAGGCGGCGGCGCTCTTCAGACAGATGTTTTCTATTAAACAGGGTGCATCAATAAAACTAGAAAAAGAAATACCAATAGCAGCGGGCCTTGGCGGAGGAAGCAGTGATGCTGCCTGTACTCTGATTGGACTTAATAGGCTTTACCGAATTGATGCTCCGACAGAAGATCTCGAAAAGATCGGCGCAATGCTTGGATCAGACATCCCGTTTTTTTTCAGAGGACCTTTTGCCCTTATTGAAGGAAGAGGAGAGATCGTAACAAAACTCGATCCATGCACTAAGAATGTGCTTCTTCTCGTAAAGCCGGATCTAAGAGTTTCAGCAAAATGGGCATATACAGAATTCAGTCGCTTCGACTCGAAACCGAGCAGGAAGCAAAAACCAGAGTTGACAAAGAAAAGCAATAATATTAAACTCTTCTGTCAAACCCTCGAGAAACAGGATTTTAATGCGATAGCCGATATGCTTACTAATGACCTTGAGATTCCTGTAGTTGGAGAGTTTCATGCTGTTGCTGAAATAAAAGATAAACTTCTTGAAGCAGGGGCAGTTGCTTCACTAATGAGCGGAAGCGGGCCTACTGTTTTTGGCTTGTTCAAAGACAGAGAAACAGCAGATAAGGCTTCTGAGATGATGAGGCCGAACTGGTGCAAAATTGTTGATACATTGACCGAAGTGGATAGTTGA